A window of Populus trichocarpa isolate Nisqually-1 chromosome 17, P.trichocarpa_v4.1, whole genome shotgun sequence genomic DNA:
gCAAGCATGTGTTTTCAAACATCAGATTAGTCTTCAAGTTCCTGTTTATGGACTCGAATCTCTTGTGAATAGTTTTTGCTACTGGCAGGATTGTATAATTAGGTAGCTAGAATGGGCAGCTGCGTATCAACACCaccaaaaaagattaaattacataaaaggcGCCATCGTAAGGGCAGACATCTTGTGAAGATATCCAATACTGTCCAGGATGGAGGTAAGAAAAGGATTAGCGATGCCAGATGTGTGAAAGATTTTACTGTTAGTTAATTTGTTCATATGAATTTTGAGAATGGTGCAGCTACCAGGTGCAGAAAATCTGGAGTCTCCAATTCGACATTCCATCTCACCCAGTTGCAATGGCACCTCAGTCAAGTGGACTCTGATGGTACTTTTTTCCATCTCACTGTGTATCATAAAATATGCTAATCAACCACTGTTTTGGCATTCTTGATTCTGTTGGCCGGATCTTGTTTTAGTCCCAAATGGGAAGCATCCATCATGGCCTCGTCAAACTAATATGCCATTCTTGcacaaattatgaagtccagTAGCCCCCAACTTTTAATTGCTTGTAGACTATACAGGCAATGGCACACACTATGCTACGAATCAAATACTTCTGCTTTGACCAATTTggtagagatttttttatggagttcTTGGCCAATTTCTTATAAAACACAGTGTGATTTTGCAATGACTTCCTATCTTTTCTTCATAAGCTATATGCTTAAAATGGAAACAGCTGAAGTTCATTACACATGCATATGCCCATCGAAATTCACAGAAGATTTTAAGAATTGATAGTCCAAAAACTGTTCCTTATTGTTCTGTTTTGGCTAACCTTCAACCTTATGGATGATTCCCTTCTATCCTCGTTCAAATTGATCATCCTGCTGATATACACcttgtttaattttgaatatttaaattttgggCACCTGGTGCCAGGTGAAATATTAGGAATTCTTATTTTAATGCAGCAAGAGCAAGTGTGAAAATTAGCTCTTGATTTAGTGTCATTCCTTTCGGTTTTGATATGCATGTTCTGGTTGCTGGAGTCATATCTTGATGGTCACTGTTATAAAATGCATGTGTGTTTACCTGTCTGGATTGGTATCCATCTCAAAATTTGAAGTGAGCTTGAGATGGAAGCTCTTCTGCATTAATGCGaaattattgtatttgtttCTCAAAATATAGTCTTTGTGtaattgttatgtttttttttttcaaggggtccattgattattgatgtataTGATAGATTAAAACTTACCAATTTTACCATCTATTCTTTCTTGTTCTGAATGTTTAACTCACTGGAACAATCTTTCAGACCATTATATAAGATCATTACAACCTTTATTGTTGCCTCTGTAGTCCCAACAGGGTCCACAGACACCTGTGCATACTCTTCTAACTGCTGAAGAACATGGCAATTGACTTTTAAGAGTTTTTGTTTGCAGTAATCCAAGAGGAACCATGGTTTGATACAGTCAGTATTCTGGAGTCAGATTCTGATGATGAATTCTGCAGTGTGCTTGGAGGTAGTGAGCGCTGATATCTATTTAACTACTTTCATGAAATGGTACCCTCATTTAATGAAGATAAACAAGGGtgtttttattaatgatgaaGTGATCTCAATCAAAAGCCCCcaccatgttttttcatttaatctcAACATATAAAACTGAGATAAAATCTACCTTGTACTGATTTCTTCAGGACATAGTGGTAATATGTGGAAACGCCCTAGCTAAATGTAtttatagatattttatattgacaAGTTTCCCGCCATGTCTCCCTTCATCAGTTGCGGTTTAACATGTAGAGTATGTGGTAAAGTAACTCCAGTTGTTGATGTTAATGTGAAATGCTTGTTCACTAGTGTACActatgtatatatttatatatatattttttattgcagaCCGCTTTTCATCAGTGGGTTCTACAACTGGGAACATCTCAAGCGGACAAGTGCTTCAATATGAAAGCTCTTCATGTTTTGTGGATGGCAGTTATAAATATGAAGAATACCATGAAAGTTATATGAAAATAGATGGATCAAAAACAGGAAAAGATGAATACAAGGAATCCAAAGGATTTGCAGTTATTAGTGCTCAGGGTTATGATCTTTCACATTTTAGTAAAGCTGATGAAATTCGGaggaagaaattattaaataattcctACGGAAGCTTCAAAGGTCTAAAAGAGGATAGACGTGACTCTCAGGAGAATAACTTGAAGTCAGGTCGATCTCGATTGGTTCCTTCTGTAAGTTTCAATGACAAGATTTTATCTGCTTCAGCTCCAAAAGGGAAGCTAGCAGTTTTTAGGCTTTCTTTTAAGAGGAAATCAGGTGATATTGGGGAAGAAGCTAGTGAACACTGTAAGTACTCAAGTTTTTGTTGCACAACTGCAATGCAGCATTTCTTTATCAACGTGTATTTCCATGATTTTCAAGCACCACTTCTCTCGTTGTCTAATTTTATTATCCTAATATAACTTAAGGTTGCATGAGTTTTCTCTCAGTCTATATTTCTTTGAGTACAGTATTGAGCCTCAATTTTGGACTTTTCACTTTATTCGTGTTACATGCAAAAGGGTAACTTTGCAAGACATTCAAGTTTATGTGCTTGTAAGTACATGGATCGCTGACATAAAACGTCAATCTTGttgatatatatgtattcaGGTCCATCAAAAAGATTCTTGTACCGTCCTAAAGCAGGATTTGTTATTCCACGAGCCACGGGAGAGAAGCCAACTGCAGGATGTTGGTCTGAGATTCCACCCTCAAATTTCAAACTTCGTGGCCTGACCTATTTCAAGTATGTCATCGACTTACTTTAATCGTCCTTATTTGGTGGTCAGGCTATTATTACTAGTA
This region includes:
- the LOC7495995 gene encoding uncharacterized protein LOC7495995; this encodes MGSCVSTPPKKIKLHKRRHRKGRHLVKISNTVQDGATRCRKSGVSNSTFHLTQLQWHLSQVDSDVIQEEPWFDTVSILESDSDDEFCSVLGDRFSSVGSTTGNISSGQVLQYESSSCFVDGSYKYEEYHESYMKIDGSKTGKDEYKESKGFAVISAQGYDLSHFSKADEIRRKKLLNNSYGSFKGLKEDRRDSQENNLKSGRSRLVPSVSFNDKILSASAPKGKLAVFRLSFKRKSGDIGEEASEHCPSKRFLYRPKAGFVIPRATGEKPTAGCWSEIPPSNFKLRGLTYFKDKQKCPAPIHSPYTPIGVDVFVCPRKINHIAQQLDLPNLKSDGKLPPLLIVNIQMPTYPAAMFLGDTNGEGMSLVLYFKVSENLEKDISSQYQDNIKKLIEDEMEKVRGFAKDSTVPYRERIKIMTGLVNPEDLNLSSTERKLVNAYNEKPVLSRPQHEFFKGPNYFEIDLDIHRFSYISRKGLESFRDRLRNGILDLGLTIQAQKQEELPEQVLCCLRLNRIDFVDRGQLPRLMTLDDD